The region ttttttggggggggggggggttgcatttgcttacttgattatttAAAGCTCAAACCGAATTCCACATTCTATTTggcatccttttttattttatttatcaaatgtCAGAACACGTGTggattcacttttttttttaatcttttgataGTTTCTACAAAATCAAGGTATCCTAGTCAGCGTGTCAAGTGACAATGAGATTCAGGTATGGCTCCTGTAGCTATGCAAGATCTTCTTGTTAAAATCTTCTCTAGTACTAGTAATTATATAGCTTGTGTATTGAAAGGTTATCAATATTGGCAGGTTTGGGATTTAGAGCAAAGACAAATTGCTTCCACTTTACAATGGGACTCCAATATAACTGCATTCTCTGTTATTTTTGCCTCAAGTTACATGTATGAAATAGCGATACTTACTGCATTTCCAtttggaatttatttatttccatcAAAGGCGTGTGAAATATTGTGCACTTCATTTAATTGTTGCTACCCATTAACACCGCAGGTATATTGGAGATGAGTATGGGATGGTGTATGTATTAAATTATGATGCCGAAGAAGTTAAACTTGTACCGATGCCATACCATGTTCCTGCAGACGTAGCAGAGGGTAATGATCTTATTCTGTATTGAGTTTGATAAGGTTTAGGCGAATGAATTCTTTTCAAACCTTTTTtgcattagttttttaatttacagcTACTCTATCTTTTTTGAAGGATCactttttgattattttatttttgaatagatGATTATGGTTTAACACAGCTACAAAGTGACTGGTGTTGAGTTAATTTTTGCCTGATTTTGTTGGCGTGACCTCCCTTCTTTATATCTCCATCTCTCTATACTTTGTGTGCTTTTACCTATTTATTTCTATTCTAACATGTATGCCAATTAGTGCCAGATGCATCTGGTATGTCATCACCTAAGAATCACTCTGTTGTAGGAGTTCTGCCCCAACCTTCTTCTCAAGGAAACAAGTAAGACAAGATTTGCTAGAAGTTCCCTCCctcttgtgtgtttttttcctttcctttcttttaaaaatataggtttTCTTCTCTTGAATCTCATTATGTTGAGATGGTCTTATTATTTATCTACCATGCACCAGCAGTTGACTCTTTTCTCgtcataaattataattatttgctTCTAGAGGCATGTGGACTGGACACTGGCCTCTGGACCATCTGTAAGGTTTGGTGACTTGGTAATTATGCTTGTGCTTTTATCAGCATATATGATGGAACATGTTTCTATAAATGTAGAATCAGACACTTGCACCATATGTCATGGAGATGGGTATGCTTTATTAAGATTAAATTAGTCTCCCTCTCTCCTAAGGTTCTGTGCATGTGTCTAATCACATGAGTTTTAGATCTTTATAAAATAAGGGCATAGCTGTATTATAATGCACATCTTATTCTTTGATGCTGTTCTCATGcatttcaaataatttgttttgtttcagaGTGTTGATTGCATATGAGGATGGGTTGATGATTCTTTGGGATGTCTCTGAAGATAAAGttgttctagttaaagggaaCAAAGATATTGAATTGAAATGTGAAATAACAGCTGATGCTCACAAAGAAATAGGACACAAGCTTTCTGATGATAGATCAGACTATGAGCCATTGGAGAAAGAGATAGCTGCCCTCTGTTGGGCATCTACTGATGGGTCAGTTCTTGCTGTTGGTTATGTTGATGGAGATATATTGTTGTGGAACCTATCAAGCACTGCTTCTGCTACAGATAAGCATGCTGCAAAATCATCAAACGATGTTGTTAAGCTACAGTTATCCACAGGTGACAGAAGACTCCCTGTCATTGTTTTGCATTGGTCTTCACACAGACCGCATAATGAGTGCCGTGGCCAGCTCTTTATCTACGGCGGTGATGCAATTGGATCTGAAGAAGTTCTAACGGTTCGATTTCtaaattaagattaatttttttacaatttgttttttgttcttatatatatttctcatacTAATAGATGAAAAACTATCAAGGGGTCCTGTCTCACCCAACTGGGGATTTAAGAAACATTTCATGAATAATCTGAGATGGgagcttatttattttatccatagaaggagaaaaaaatagttgCTTATTATATCATCAATACCTGAAGGCATATCTGAGATGAGGAATGCTATTTTTTGAATGAAAGTTAACTCATTGAATCAGAAGCTAAAAGTGGCTTAGCACTTGATACATCCTTTTTCACGAGTATGTTAGATTTTTGTCCAGTCATTATGGCATATCAGAGTTCACAAGAATTTTAGTGACTAAAAATCCAATAATCAGATCAACAATAGATCTGTCAGtctttcttttcaatgtttAAGTCTAGATGGTGCACACTTTATAGTAACACATTTCTATGTTCTACAGATTTTGAGCCTTGATTGGTCTTCTGGAATAGAAAGTCTAAAATGCATTGGGCGTGTTGATCTTACTCTGAATGGTTCTTTTGCTGATATGGTTGTTTTACCTAGTGGTGGCTTGATGGGAACTTCAGGCACTTTGGTATTAACTAATCCAGGACAGCTGCACTTTTATAATGACGCTGGCTTGTCTTCCTCAACGTCCCTACAAGAGACAAGGAATTATGTTTCTTCAATGCAGTTCCCCATGGTTATACCTACTATCGAACCACAATTGACTGCAGCAAAATTTGGTCTGGTCTTTAGAGATGGCAAGTTCTCAAAGGCTCTCTctgaggtatttttttttttaatcacagcCCAGCAGCTATAAAATAGATTTCATTTGCTTGACAGGAAAAGGAAATGCAAAAACGAATTTAAAATCTTCTACCATTTTCCGTCACTTTTATGTGCGCAGCTGTTGAGAGTATAAATGGTTCCGACCAAAATATAACTTTTCCACAAGAAATGTTTGATTGGAATCCTTGTGCCTTGGGTAAActagtttttctttctcaattttttcttctttttttattaggcaATTTCTGCTAGAAAACCTCAAGCAACACATTCTTCTGGAAATACAAATTGGCCTTTGACTGGTGGAGTTCCTAGCCATCTTCATGATGCTGAAAAATATCAGGTCGAGAGATTATATATAGCTGGTTACCAAGATGGAACTGTAAGAATATGGGATGCCACCTATCCAACATTTGCACTCATTTATGTTTTAGGACCGGAGGTTAGTACTTTCACAGTTTTGTGAGTTTCATTTTCAAATTCCATTGACATGCATCCCttattgaattgaaattgaTAGTCAAGGACCCCAAATTTGTGTGATGCACAGGTCAAAGGTATCAATGTTGCTAATGTTAATGCATCAGTATCTGCTTTGGATTTTTGCTCCGCTACCTTATGTTTAGCTATTGGCAATGAGTGTGGTACGGTAAGAGTTGAATTTTTGTCAGTGATTCATTTATGACTACTGAAATTTAATGCTTTGGTAATTCTATTTCTCTTGGTGAGTGATGGTAAGAGTTGAATTTTTGTCAGTGATTCATTTATGACTACTGAAATTTAATGCCTTGGTAATTCTATTTCTCTTGGAGAGTGTGTAGGTTCGTCTATATAAGCTTGTATGTAGTGCTGATGAGATGATTTTGAAGTTTGTGACAGAAACTGAAAAAGAAGGTATCATCCTATATATACCTTTTATCTGCatctttctctattttatttatttatttatttataaatttggtttaaaaaatttcagaaagGTCTAAGATGTATGGGTTTTAGAAATTGGTTGAGGTACTACTAATATTTAGATCATTATAGAGAAGCTAGTTTTAGACTCTAGATGGTTCTAAAATGTTTGACCTAATGCTAAAACTTGCAGTTTGACCTGTAAGTCTGGGATTTCCATTCTGAAATAAGCTTTTCACAGTGAAAGCAAGTGTTATTTCCCTGATAGTTGGAAGATAGACTTATTCTTCTTGCTCACTATTCTAAATGTTTATCTGCACTGTCAGCACAGCTTGGTTCATTAGAAGTTGATCCACCCCTGCTACATATTTCTATTTTAAGTCCACTTTTCTTCTTTGAAGAATTCATGGATAATTGTAGGGTTTTTTCTCTGAAGATTGAAAcagagaattttattttataaagattcCATTTTACTGACGAGTAACAGGTCTTACAACAAAATGGCACTATGCAGCTAATCCTCATAGAGAAAGATGGCGTGGTTTGAGTTTTTCATTCTCTTTTGATCAGATGCTGGTTTCAGTTTGAATGGATAGTCTAACGAgtaaaagtgattattattttactaatgCTGGAGAAAATGGACAGCATCTTTGTTTTTGCAATGATTgaagttcctttttttttcagtctTTAGTTTAACATATAAGTTTCTGTGCAGTCTACACTCTGGACCAAGAGGATGGACCTCAATGTACAGCTGTATTTTCTTTCCTAAGTTCTCCTATATATGCATTGCAATTTGCAAATTCTGGAACCAGACTTGCTGTGGGATTTCATTGTGCCCGGGTGGGAATCATTTGCTTATTCTTTTCCCTCTTTGTTAATTGAAATGCCAAATTATCAACCTAATTAGTTTCGAGAGTTGATTTCTCAATTGGATGTTTCAGGTAGCAATGCTTGACACTAGTACATCATCTGTTTTATTTCTCACGGACAGTCTATCTGGCTCCAGTTTGCCTGTCAAGTCTCTGGCTGTGTTTTCAAATTGTATTGACTTAATAAATAATTCAGAAGACACTGGATCCACAATTGTGGAAGATCATGTAAGTTTGAAAGTGTTTGCTATGACCAAAGATGCCTGTATTGTTGTCATGGATGGAAACAATGGTGATATTCTCTGCTCCCAATCAATAAAATCTGCAACGGAACTTATGTCACCTTCAATATATATTATAGGCAAGTATTTTTTGCAACTGGGCAGAGAATAGTGTTTTTTGCTTCCAACAAATCGAATgaatttctgattttttctAAGCAGAGGGTGGCAGCTACATCTCTGAAATGTCTAGTGGAAAACATTTATCTGTTTCATCTCAGAAAAGTGACACTAAAAGTGAATCTGCCCCAGCTGCTTCTTGCAGTGAAAGTTCTCCACTTAAAGTTGACCACGAGGCCTCTGCTACAGCAGCCCACTTTAAGCAGAGAGaagaaaattttcttcttttgttttgttgtgagGATGCATTGCATTTGCATTCTTTGAATGAGGTGCCCTTTTCTGTAAGTCTTTGGTTTCACCATCTGTACCTCCACTTTCCATTTAGTAAAGCCCTCTTATTCTAGGTGGACAGTGATCCTATTCGAAAGGTAAATCTCATGAAACCATGCTGTTGGAGTACACCATTCAAGAAGGACGATAAAGAGTGTGGGATCATTTTACTCTATCAGACCGGAGAGATTGAAATTAGGTAAAGCACTCGTTGTACTTCTCTTGTTTAATTGATGTTGCAAATTTTCATTTGCTTTTTAAGTTTTCTATAACTCTTATTTAGTAAATCTTTCGTGTAGAAGCTAATTTTATGTTAGACAGATCTTTGCCAGATCTTGAAGTGGTTGTAGAAAGCTCTTTAATGTCAATCCTAAGGTGGAACTTCAAGACTAATATGGAGAAGACAATATGTCCATCTGAAAATGCTCAGATTATTCTGGttagattttttattgcattttttattcggacggagaaaatattttcattgtgTTATATTACCAGCAAAAATTCCTGATTTAGGAACCTTTGAATcacatagttttttcttttgccaTCTTCTGCTAATTTGAAGAATGAAACTCTCACAATTCACTGAGTCATAATTCAAATGTTATCTTTCATAAATCACCAATGACAAAAATACCGATCAATATTTATTCCTATTAATTTAACTTGGAAGTATGTTGGGAAAAAGACGActccaagcaaaaaaaaaaatccaatgagGTGTGATGTAGAATCAGCAAGTTAAATGTTACAAAAATTTTACTTATGATTAAAGCAGAATTTTAAAGCAATTTTGTAGCTTTTTTATTCTTGTCAAAAAGATATTTCTAACCAAATATATCTAGGACTTTTATTtgagtaaaaagtaaaaaaaataacctaaattcATTTGCAAAAGTTATATACCAAATGGAACCTTAGATTTGGTAGATCTGCTAGTGAAAGTTCGTTGACAACTTGCATGAAACATGCTGATATGATGCACCCTTGCCTATCTGATACATTCTGCAGGAATGAATTGCAAAGTATTCTCTCCTTCtacctcctttttttttgtcagaggAGGAGTCGTGTTTGTGAACAATTGGTCTAGAGTGAGAGATCTATACCTAATGTTGGCAACATGGACTCCATGGAAACTATAACTATGAGATAATCCtggaaaattaagtttaaaatgcaaaatattCTTCTCTATAGAAGAATCTTAGGTGCTTTGAAATGAGATGTGTATGGTTTAAGTTAACTGAGATAGATCTTGGAATGACTGGTGAAAGGTGCAACAACCACATTAATGGGCAGGGAAGACAAGTTTAGAAGCAGGTATGGTATGGTTTTAATAATTAGCCGAGGACATATTtcattttttggttattttaatatcttggCATGAATAGGTCTTTACCAAACTGGAACATGATTGTGCGTTTCATACTGGCCCAAGAAGAGTTGAGTGACACTTGAGATGAAGCAgagtatttctttttaaatggaaTATCATAAACCCCAGAAATTACAGATTCTTCCAGCCTATAATAAAGACAAAATCGACcacaattctttcatttcatctcaatattttcgTCTCCTTCCATTCAAGATTTCCTTCTTGAAGCCTTGTCTTTATATTGGCAATGAGCAATGCTTATTGGTGTATGGACTGGGAGATAAATTTCGATTAAGTCAATGGAGATAGTTGAGATTGATCAGACTGTTGCTGATGCTCATATAGGTTAAGGAGGAAGGAAACATAGGCTTGAATGATTTAGTGACAAATGATGCATAACATTCAAACGAATTGGAGCAGCTCCTGATAACTAAGAtgatggaaacaaaaaaaaagcattcaAACTAATATACTGCAGTTCCATTTCATGTTTTCAGATTTTGGGGCATTATTCGGATcttgtttgttgtttttgtttattgatcTTATATGACTTGCATCTAGTCTTTACTTTTGACTACTTTGCCATGATTATTGTACTATTATAAATTCACCTATTTAGAACTTTTTAATGATGTAAGCTTAGcgatccaaaataaaatttagttcaCTTTGTGTTAGATGTCGATATTTTATGCCCCACCAATCTCTTTTCAGCTTCTACCATAGTTTTGGCATTTTATATCTAACTTGGATTGgtggttttcttctctttttttgttttataggtGAATGGATGTGAATTTGCTGCTATATCGCTTTTGGCCTCTGAAAACCACTTcaggtctctctctcttttccacACCCTTATATGTGGATGTGTTATTTCTGTTTACCTATGACCTGGAACCTTGATTGAAAAGACAGtttacaattttacaaaaatctGGCAATTTTAGGATTCCAGAGTCATTGCCTTGCCTTCATGATAAACTACTTACAGCTGCTGCTGATGCCACAATCAGTTTATCTCCCAATCAGAAGATAACACGGGTTGGAGTTATGTTTCAGGCTTTCTGTATTTTTCCCCAAAAAAACTTTAGGGCATGATGCTAATAACTTTTGTGGCTGCAGGGTGCTTCCTCTGGTATTTTAGGTGGTTTGATTAAGGGTTTCCCAGGGAGCAAGGCAGAGCACCATGTAGATCTTCTTGAAGTTTGTAAGAATGATTTTGCTCATTTAGAGAGCATATTTTCCAGCCCTCCTTTCTTAAAGCCTTCTATCGACCATGTGGATGGCCAAAAAGTTGTGGAGCTTAGCATAGGTTTTGTATCCCCTTGCTCTAAGAATCTCTATTTCCTTACCTGGTCTTTTTCCTGACTCTGCTTCTGTTTGCTGCAGATGACATTGATATTGATGAACCTCTATTTGTCTCACCTTCATCTGAAACGAAGAAGAATGATACTAAAGGCATACCCCAAATCTTCTTATACTTTGGCAGACTTACTAATTCATGCTAACCGTTCTTCTTGTTGCGCTGCAGATAAGGGAACAGAAAGGGAAAGATTATTTGAAGGTGCAAGTACTGATTCACAGCCAAAGCTCAGAACAGCCGATGAAATTAAGGCTAAATATAGGAAGGGGGTAATTCAACATGAAAGGTTAAAATGCTGATGTCTTGTGGATTATctattttttgacatggtagTTTATGTTTGCAGGATGCCTCTGCTGCAGCTGCACATGCAAAGGAGAAGCTCATACAACGCCAGGAAAAACTTGAGGTAGTAATAGAACTAGTTTTGGTTCCCTTTTATGAACTCATTGGATGAATCTCCTGGAAGAATTTTTGTTGCCTTTAAGGCtcaatattttgaaattatgcCCTCGTTATAAGGTTGCAATCTCGACAGCAAGTCATTATATACCAAACTGAGATTAACAATTGGGGACCCCTTGACCTGACAATTTGGGCCCCCTTTTAAGAACTATCCATGAATTGTTATGGCCCCCGTTGCACCTAAACTAATAAAACGATACCTGTAATACAGTTTATTAGTGCCACCCTTTTTGATAACCATCTGGTAGTGGCTGCAATCTTAACCTTACCAAATGGTATCTCCTATTCGAACTAAATTCTTGGAAACTTCATACATCGAGGTcagcatttatttattttttagtagtcTCTCATTGAATGTTAAGACAattgttattaaattgattttaggtACGATAGTGGACTTAAATGCatgcctttcttttcttttttcctaacTAATTGTGATGTGGTATTACAGGTAAAATTTCTGGTTAAATTACTTTGTTCTGGGGATATTTAGTCTTAATTTCGAAGTTTAATCTATTGCTTTGACGACATTTAAAGAATTACATCAGGAATAGCACAAACAAGACAATTAGAAACATGCAGTTTGATAACCTAAAAGCATTTATGAACTTGCGGATTTAGTAGCTTAAGGAGGCCTATTATATCAACCACATATTGATCAACTCTCTTCAAATTGTAAGAATACACGCTGGAGAAATTCTTGTAGTGATTAGCTTTAGCCTAACTTTTCTTTTCTCGTTTATATTATTCACAACAGAGGCTCAGTGAGCGTACAGCGGAGCTGCAAAGAGGGGCCGAAAACTTTGCATCAATGGCAAATGAACTTGCCAAGCAAATGGAGAAACGCAAATGGTGGAACATATGATAATGGCTTCCCTGAAAGCGCATCGTTGACCATGCATATCCTGAATCAACTATTAACGTTTTCGGATGGCCCCATCAGTACCAGGTTTCTTCTTTGCATATTTTGATGATTGATTCTTTAATCGTTTAGATGTCCTCCATTCGTGTATATTATGATTAGTCAAAGCAACtcgtttatatattttgttttttttcttttcacatcGTATGTTCTTTTCATCTGCTGGAATGAGCAAGTTGATGACCACGTATTATTATATCACTAACCCTACCCTTGACATTTGAACACGGTTAAAGTCTGCGCCGCGCCTCTTCGACCATTAGGGATCCACGTTTACTCCgagtattaaaagaagaaataatgaAGTTGAGAACGTTTCGTTCCATTGGAGTTCccatattatatttgattaattactcGAGTGGTTTTTGGTACTCTTTGGGACCCCTTGCATGTTTTGCCAAAATGGGATTCTGGAGGCAAGCTCATGGGTGGGAAAGGAATGGTAAATTACTTTTGTAGGGTGGTCTGAACCCGTTTAATATTATACTTTACCCTTTAAATTATTGAGGTTGAGGTAAAATAAAGTTCACTGTCAAGTatccaaaaacaacaaattaacaaaattagaaaGAGACAAGAGAAATATATTGCTTCAAAGTTTGACGTTTAGACATGGGCGGTATTGGGTTTGCGTAtctaatttgtttatatataaaccTGTTTTGGTTAAAATAGAAAGAATGTTATTATATAGGATTTTAATTATAGTCGTTTTTAGAAATGGTGCAGGAGTAACCATTGATATGAAGAAGATAAAATCTATCAcccattaaaaattataaaaatatctctatctagaatttatattttttttaattgtatttatttctaGTTACTAGACGAGTTTCATTTATGATGGGGTAAGGTATACGTACAACAACGCAACTAGTTCCGAACTTTGAGTTGCTTGAAAAATTAACGATCTTCTCATTTCTTCTTATCAGCTTTCCCTACCTGAGGCATATGCAGCGTGAAAAGTTTACTTGACCCAAGTGGTCGGAGAAGCAAGAACAAACTGAAAAGTGTAATGAACACACACAAGTTATTAGCAAACTCTTTATAATCGAGTAGTGGCCTGCGGGTTCTTTCCCTACACGGGCCGGAGAATAGCCATGGCGTGAAGCAGATGACAGAACGAATCATGGAAAGGACTTCATTAACATTGAAAAGTATCCTAAAACAATtctcaatttaataaattaagttatttgttgagattttaaaatataatttatattattttttgatataattttttcaaataaaaactttttcaatttaaaatttatatagattCATATTATCTTGtgcataatttttatcatataaataaaaataacttgtgattatttcattattaaaattataatatcatataacaaaaaataaaaaaactatgttaatCTAACAACAAGAAAGGTCTGAAAATGAGAATAGATGAATTGACTTGTAAGATGATGATTGACACAACTAGCTATGTATAATCAACATTTCAGATTTGACCACGTCAGTCTGGTTTCTCCTTTCACGCTAGTGATGTTCCACTCTCCacgggaagaaaagaaaaccacaCGGTGGGTCAATGTCCATGTTTCGTTTTCACACACCACTACACATTTCCCAAATACCCAATTAGAGGCAGCTTAGGTAATAGGATATCTCGATTCAAATCTTGCGGGGATGACTCAGAATTCGAAGATGGGGAGGAATGTGTTCCTCGTATAGTCCAAAATctattatggaaaaaaaaaaacaacaactaaaacctaACTAGAACGTGCGGTGATTTCtgttcatatattttatattttttatgatttaaatatatttatataaaaaaattattgtaaaatattttcaataaaagatATCTTACACCCATCTTGTATGGTCTATtctgtataaaaatatatttagaaatatttttcaaaatattttttgttttaaaatatattaaaaaattatttttatattaaaaaattaaaataatctgaaaatataaaaaaattaattttaaataaaaaatataaaaaaataattttaaaaacaaaatacaaaaacataccGCCCTAAAGCTTTTACCAGAGAAGCACAGGACAGCAACACGGTTACATTcacaagtgtgtgtgtgtgtgtgtgtgtacacatACATGGACacaccaaaaaaagagagaggacaAGCAACAAGAAGCACAAGTTGAGAATTTTATTGCTGGCAGTGGAGGAGAGAAGCCCTTGTGTTATCCCTTCATCTACTTTGCAAATTttgtaccttttcttttcactttttataTAGGCTTCAATTCTTCTGTTTTCTTACATGAACTGAGATAGCAAGAACTGAATA is a window of Populus nigra chromosome 10, ddPopNigr1.1, whole genome shotgun sequence DNA encoding:
- the LOC133705464 gene encoding uncharacterized protein LOC133705464 isoform X2, encoding MFSKLFQKNTAQQQPPSPQQQPPPQPQPPPPRAKDNVSKGGLTLKDINPRIALHYGIPSTASVLAFDHIQSVLAIGTLDGRIKVIGGDNIEGLLVSPKILPFKYLEFLQNQGILVSVSSDNEIQVWDLEQRQIASTLQWDSNITAFSVIFASSYMYIGDEYGMVYVLNYDAEEVKLVPMPYHVPADVAEVPDASGMSSPKNHSVVGVLPQPSSQGNKVLIAYEDGLMILWDVSEDKVVLVKGNKDIELKCEITADAHKEIGHKLSDDRSDYEPLEKEIAALCWASTDGSVLAVGYVDGDILLWNLSSTASATDKHAAKSSNDVVKLQLSTGDRRLPVIVLHWSSHRPHNECRGQLFIYGGDAIGSEEVLTILSLDWSSGIESLKCIGRVDLTLNGSFADMVVLPSGGLMGTSGTLVLTNPGQLHFYNDAGLSSSTSLQETRNYVSSMQFPMVIPTIEPQLTAAKFGLVFRDGKFSKALSEAISARKPQATHSSGNTNWPLTGGVPSHLHDAEKYQVERLYIAGYQDGTVRIWDATYPTFALIYVLGPEVKGINVANVNASVSALDFCSATLCLAIGNECGTVRLYKLVCSADEMILKFVTETEKEVYTLDQEDGPQCTAVFSFLSSPIYALQFANSGTRLAVGFHCARVAMLDTSTSSVLFLTDSLSGSSLPVKSLAVFSNCIDLINNSEDTGSTIVEDHVSLKVFAMTKDACIVVMDGNNGDILCSQSIKSATELMSPSIYIIEGGSYISEMSSGKHLSVSSQKSDTKSESAPAASCSESSPLKVDHEASATAAHFKQREENFLLLFCCEDALHLHSLNEVDSDPIRKVNLMKPCCWSTPFKKDDKECGIILLYQTGEIEIRSLPDLEVVVESSLMSILRWNFKTNMEKTICPSENAQIILVNGCEFAAISLLASENHFRIPESLPCLHDKLLTAAADATISLSPNQKITRGASSGILGGLIKGFPGSKAEHHVDLLEVCKNDFAHLESIFSSPPFLKPSIDHVDGQKVVELSIDDIDIDEPLFVSPSSETKKNDTKDKGTERERLFEGASTDSQPKLRTADEIKAKYRKGDASAAAAHAKEKLIQRQEKLERLSERTAELQRGAENFASMANELAKQMEKRKWWNI